In Pseudomonas poae, a single genomic region encodes these proteins:
- a CDS encoding SIR2 family protein: MSSMYEIAYAAASNRLCLFSGTGFSKSVSDGKAPGWKNLLEDLCDLLPAKNNPKRALFPPRKNSPLSLEEAAQVISLKLTQEKRDINLEIAKIIEPLDIDGDVDEIQKFFEEHTFRVITTNYDKLAELLAGEERVQSITPGLPIPRSSTDVKVYHVHGSIDSPQNMVVTSDDYFKFMNGDSYFSRKLSTILHENTVVILGYSLADTNLKRIISDYKSFSKNHVIGSNLFFVSRSPVEQNIKDFYFHCFGIRVIDEIEIEHFFGRLNRSIPTVKNIIARSHRSIDRVIHRRYSFKDSFVKLEDSFFRFISSLSAKGLSLNDKRVVEVTGEILKRKKEMTLEIGAWEQYEHLASWLIYLGSFFEIRDTSIKSIYLMAVKRSMKTMSQDKYFGYSWKAYELWQAGWPSINASNRALIKTYVEDQRLGTDAQSIVNSVA, from the coding sequence ATGAGCAGTATGTATGAAATTGCTTACGCCGCAGCGAGCAATCGCCTATGTTTATTCAGCGGAACGGGCTTCTCTAAATCAGTATCTGATGGTAAAGCTCCGGGCTGGAAGAACCTACTGGAAGACCTGTGCGATCTATTACCCGCAAAAAACAATCCTAAACGAGCTCTATTCCCACCACGAAAAAACTCTCCACTAAGTTTGGAAGAGGCAGCGCAAGTCATTTCGCTAAAACTCACTCAAGAAAAGCGCGACATAAACCTTGAAATAGCAAAAATAATCGAGCCACTTGATATTGACGGCGACGTTGACGAGATTCAAAAATTTTTCGAGGAGCATACCTTCAGAGTAATCACCACGAACTATGACAAGTTAGCTGAACTATTAGCAGGAGAGGAGAGAGTGCAAAGTATTACCCCAGGACTCCCGATACCAAGATCCTCAACGGACGTCAAAGTCTACCATGTACACGGATCCATAGACTCACCACAAAATATGGTAGTAACCTCCGACGACTATTTCAAATTCATGAATGGCGATTCTTATTTCTCTAGAAAGCTAAGCACTATCCTGCATGAAAACACTGTCGTAATCCTTGGCTATTCATTAGCTGATACCAATCTGAAACGCATCATAAGCGACTACAAAAGCTTTTCGAAAAACCACGTCATCGGTTCGAACCTATTTTTCGTATCCAGGAGTCCTGTCGAACAGAACATAAAGGATTTTTATTTCCATTGTTTTGGCATTCGAGTCATTGACGAAATCGAAATCGAGCACTTCTTTGGAAGACTCAACCGGAGCATACCAACCGTAAAAAATATAATTGCACGCTCACACAGGTCAATTGACAGAGTTATTCACCGAAGGTATTCATTTAAGGACTCATTCGTCAAGTTAGAAGATTCTTTCTTCCGCTTTATATCATCGCTTTCTGCCAAAGGATTAAGCCTTAATGATAAGCGCGTAGTTGAAGTGACTGGAGAAATATTAAAACGCAAAAAAGAAATGACTTTGGAAATTGGGGCATGGGAACAATATGAGCATCTTGCAAGCTGGCTGATATACCTTGGTTCTTTTTTTGAAATTCGCGACACCTCCATCAAATCGATATATTTAATGGCTGTTAAACGCTCTATGAAAACCATGAGTCAAGATAAATACTTTGGTTACTCATGGAAAGCTTACGAGCTTTGGCAAGCAGGATGGCCGTCAATTAATGCAAGTAACAGAGCCTTGATCAAGACGTACGTGGAAGATCAAAGATTGGGTACAGATGCGCAGAGCATTGTTAATTCCGTAGCCTGA